Proteins from a genomic interval of Bifidobacterium longum subsp. infantis ATCC 15697 = JCM 1222 = DSM 20088:
- the ftsX gene encoding permease-like cell division protein FtsX has translation MRARFILSETWANLTRNLSMLLSLTLVTFISFLFIGASVLTQAQITKAKGDWYDKVEVVVWLCPDGTSQSANCASGKSPSANEITALQKTIRDELNDVVSNIDYVSKQDFYDNTFTKQYPNGEFQGRTLTADDMQDSLWLKLKDPTKYQVVSEVLSSKEGVEDVTDQRQIFDPVFAVLNRATAVTAVLAGVMVVVAILLTGTTIRMSAASRRTETEIMRYVGASNWTIRLPFILEGAIASLIGSVLSCLMLSAIVNVFITGWLAKSITWIPYVNQFTVLVISPFLVVGAILLSIIASTISLRRYLRA, from the coding sequence ATGCGAGCACGATTCATTCTGTCCGAAACGTGGGCCAACCTCACCCGTAACCTGTCGATGCTGCTGTCTCTGACGCTGGTCACCTTCATCTCGTTCCTGTTCATCGGCGCTTCGGTGCTTACTCAGGCGCAGATCACCAAAGCCAAGGGCGACTGGTACGACAAGGTCGAGGTCGTGGTATGGCTATGCCCCGACGGCACCAGCCAATCCGCGAACTGTGCTTCCGGCAAATCGCCCTCAGCCAATGAGATCACGGCACTGCAGAAAACCATTCGCGACGAACTCAACGACGTGGTCTCCAACATTGACTACGTCAGCAAGCAGGACTTCTACGACAACACATTCACCAAGCAGTACCCGAATGGCGAATTCCAAGGCCGTACGCTGACCGCGGACGATATGCAGGACTCCCTCTGGCTCAAGCTGAAGGATCCGACCAAATATCAGGTGGTCTCCGAAGTGCTCTCCAGCAAGGAGGGCGTGGAGGACGTCACCGACCAGCGCCAGATCTTCGACCCGGTGTTCGCCGTGCTCAACCGAGCCACGGCGGTTACGGCCGTGCTCGCCGGCGTGATGGTGGTGGTCGCCATCCTGCTGACCGGAACCACCATTCGCATGTCCGCCGCATCCAGACGAACCGAAACCGAAATCATGAGGTACGTGGGTGCCTCGAATTGGACGATTCGTCTGCCGTTCATTCTGGAGGGCGCCATCGCCTCGCTGATCGGCTCGGTGCTCTCGTGCCTGATGCTTTCGGCCATTGTGAATGTGTTCATCACCGGCTGGCTGGCGAAATCCATTACCTGGATTCCTTATGTGAATCAGTTCACGGTACTGGTGATATCGCCGTTCCTGGTTGTGGGCGCGATACTGCTGTCCATCATCGCTTCAACCATCTCGTTGCGGCGTTATTTGAGGGCGTAA
- the ftsE gene encoding cell division ATP-binding protein FtsE, which produces MALISLDNVSKIYPKGTRPALDDINLDIERGDFVFLVGASGSGKTTLLSLLLREEEATNGEIRVAGNDLRRITNRQVPQYRRSLGFVFQDYKLLNNKTVWENVAFALEVIGTRRSTIKSLVPKVLDTVGLTGKEKNYPHELSGGEQQRVAIARAYVNHPQILLADEPTGNLDPTTSLGIMEVLDAINRTGTTIVMATHNEEIVNSMRKRVVELHNGKIVRDEAHGSYDSALFFPDAEVEAKSDTAHHVLAAATKAIEGSDEPSEGIARLANSVHSGRTGRYGETFAPLENTLTWGKGIPLDEQAAALESTQAFDPFKDESGETAAVADTSVSSAAEPPAPPELPAPPELPAPPEPPEPTAPPANEQSAGEQSAADQTSDDQPAEGAKE; this is translated from the coding sequence ATGGCACTGATCTCACTGGACAATGTGTCCAAGATCTATCCCAAAGGCACCCGACCGGCGCTTGACGACATCAACCTCGATATCGAACGCGGTGATTTCGTGTTCCTTGTGGGTGCGTCCGGCTCCGGCAAGACCACGCTCTTGAGCCTGCTGTTGCGCGAGGAAGAGGCCACCAACGGCGAGATTCGCGTGGCCGGCAACGATCTGCGGCGCATCACCAACCGTCAAGTGCCGCAGTACCGCCGTTCGCTGGGCTTCGTGTTCCAGGATTACAAGCTGCTCAATAACAAAACCGTATGGGAGAACGTGGCGTTCGCCCTTGAGGTGATCGGCACGCGGCGGTCCACCATCAAATCGTTGGTGCCCAAGGTGCTGGATACCGTGGGGCTTACCGGCAAGGAAAAGAACTACCCACATGAGCTCTCCGGTGGCGAGCAGCAGCGTGTGGCCATCGCCCGCGCCTACGTGAATCACCCGCAGATTCTGCTGGCCGACGAGCCCACCGGCAACCTCGACCCGACCACTTCGCTGGGCATCATGGAAGTGCTGGACGCCATCAACCGCACCGGCACCACCATCGTCATGGCCACGCATAACGAAGAGATCGTCAACTCGATGCGCAAGCGCGTGGTCGAACTGCACAACGGCAAGATCGTGCGTGACGAGGCTCATGGCTCCTACGATTCCGCCCTGTTCTTCCCGGATGCCGAAGTCGAAGCCAAGTCCGACACCGCCCATCATGTGCTGGCGGCGGCGACCAAGGCCATCGAGGGCAGTGACGAGCCGTCCGAAGGCATCGCCCGTTTGGCCAATTCCGTGCATTCCGGCCGCACCGGCCGCTATGGCGAGACGTTTGCGCCGCTGGAAAACACGCTGACCTGGGGCAAGGGCATTCCGCTGGACGAGCAGGCCGCCGCCCTGGAAAGCACCCAGGCGTTCGACCCGTTCAAGGACGAGTCCGGCGAGACCGCCGCGGTTGCCGATACGTCCGTGTCATCCGCCGCCGAGCCGCCGGCCCCGCCGGAACTGCCGGCCCCGCCGGAACTGCCCGCACCGCCGGAACCGCCGGAACCGACCGCACCGCCGGCCAACGAGCAGTCCGCCGGCGAGCAGTCCGCCGCAGACCAAACATCCGACGATCAACCCGCTGAGGGCGCTAAGGAGTAA
- the prfB gene encoding peptide chain release factor 2, with product MAEFDFTQAIGEARAKYESIAKALDINRLKADIKDLETQAAAPGLWDDPENAQKITSRLSAAESQLKRLNSASQRIDDVETLVELGHEEGDQDSLDEAQSEIGEIQKDLDQMEIQTLLDGEYDERSAVVTIRSGAGGVDAADFAQMLLRMYLRYCERNGFKAKVMDTSYAEEAGIKSATFQVDAPYAYGRLSVEGGTHRLVRISPFDNQGRRQTSFAAVEVVPLVEATDHIDIPDTDIRVDTYCSSGPGGQGVNTTYSAVRITHLPTGIVVTMQDERSQIQNRASAMAVLQSRLLVLRHEEEAKKKKELAGDIKASWGDQMRSYVLHPYQMVKDLRTGYETSQTQAVFDGDINAFIEAGIRWRHEQRRAAETEE from the coding sequence ATGGCAGAATTTGACTTTACCCAGGCGATCGGCGAAGCCCGCGCCAAATACGAATCCATCGCCAAGGCGCTGGACATCAACCGGCTCAAGGCCGACATCAAGGATCTCGAAACGCAGGCCGCGGCGCCGGGCCTGTGGGATGATCCGGAAAACGCCCAGAAGATCACCAGCCGGCTGTCCGCCGCGGAATCGCAGCTGAAGCGTCTGAACTCCGCCTCCCAGCGCATCGACGATGTGGAAACGCTCGTTGAACTCGGCCACGAGGAGGGCGACCAGGACTCTCTGGACGAGGCGCAAAGCGAAATCGGCGAGATTCAGAAGGATCTCGACCAGATGGAGATTCAGACCCTGCTCGATGGCGAATACGACGAACGTTCCGCCGTGGTGACCATCCGCTCCGGTGCCGGCGGCGTCGACGCGGCCGATTTCGCACAGATGCTGTTGCGCATGTACCTGCGCTACTGCGAGCGTAACGGCTTCAAGGCCAAGGTCATGGACACCTCCTACGCCGAAGAGGCGGGCATCAAGTCCGCCACCTTCCAGGTGGATGCCCCCTATGCTTACGGCCGACTGTCCGTGGAGGGCGGCACCCACCGTCTGGTGCGCATCTCCCCGTTCGACAACCAGGGCCGCCGCCAGACCAGCTTCGCCGCCGTGGAAGTGGTGCCGCTGGTCGAGGCCACCGATCACATCGACATTCCGGATACGGACATCCGCGTGGACACCTACTGCTCCTCCGGCCCCGGCGGCCAGGGCGTGAACACCACGTACTCGGCCGTGCGCATCACCCACCTTCCCACCGGCATCGTGGTGACCATGCAGGATGAGCGTTCGCAGATTCAGAACCGTGCCTCCGCCATGGCCGTGCTCCAGTCCCGACTGCTCGTGCTGCGCCACGAGGAGGAGGCCAAGAAGAAGAAAGAGCTCGCCGGCGACATCAAGGCCAGCTGGGGCGATCAGATGCGCTCCTACGTGCTGCACCCCTACCAGATGGTCAAGGATCTGCGCACCGGCTACGAAACCAGCCAGACCCAGGCCGTGTTCGACGGCGACATCAACGCGTTCATCGAGGCCGGCATCCGCTGGCGCCATGAACAGCGCCGCGCCGCCGAAACCGAGGAGTAA
- a CDS encoding ATP-binding protein has protein sequence MFRRKAYDRLLAWKGADDRTAMLIEGARRVGKSTVAEEFAKNEYESYALIDFTRVDAEFKQTFLDLRNDLDGLFLYLSAALGVTLTQHQSLVIFDEVQMFPPAREFIKHLVADGRFDYIETGSLISINANVKDILIPSEEESMRMGPMDFEEFLWAMGEDALVRMIRHAFDSGVALPDSLHRKASRLWREYMLVGGMPQAVAAYAPARNMAAADRAKRLVLKLYREDIGKYGGLAAKRVRAVFDAIPGQLAKHEKKLVYTQVEEGSRSRDFMTAFAWMREAATVNLCTLAEDPSLGLALSADDTVVKCYMADTGLLSTMAFSADGTSLPDVYRQVLLGADGVNEGMLAENAVAQQLAAAGHDLYFYAKSSNVREERMEIDFLIVRPYPDAAMKPRISPIEVKSGKRYSTISLDKFRAKFASRTGEEYVLHPRPMAKKDHRRLLPLYMSFCL, from the coding sequence ATGTTCCGGAGGAAGGCGTACGACAGACTACTGGCATGGAAGGGAGCTGATGACAGGACCGCCATGCTAATCGAGGGTGCCCGCCGCGTGGGCAAGTCCACAGTCGCCGAAGAGTTCGCCAAGAACGAATACGAGTCATATGCTCTTATTGATTTCACGCGAGTGGACGCCGAGTTCAAACAGACGTTCCTGGACCTACGCAACGACCTCGACGGCCTGTTCCTGTACCTGAGCGCGGCGCTTGGCGTAACGCTCACGCAGCACCAGTCACTGGTCATCTTCGATGAGGTCCAGATGTTTCCCCCCGCGAGGGAGTTCATCAAACATCTGGTCGCCGATGGACGGTTCGACTACATCGAGACCGGTTCGCTGATCTCCATCAACGCCAACGTGAAGGACATCCTGATCCCCTCCGAGGAGGAGTCCATGCGCATGGGACCGATGGATTTCGAGGAGTTCTTGTGGGCGATGGGTGAGGATGCCCTGGTTCGGATGATCCGCCACGCGTTCGATTCCGGCGTGGCATTGCCGGACTCATTGCATCGTAAGGCATCGCGTCTATGGCGCGAGTACATGCTGGTCGGAGGCATGCCCCAGGCGGTGGCGGCCTACGCTCCCGCCCGCAACATGGCCGCGGCGGACAGGGCCAAGCGCCTGGTACTCAAACTGTATCGGGAGGATATTGGCAAGTACGGCGGACTAGCAGCGAAGCGCGTGCGCGCAGTGTTCGACGCGATTCCCGGACAGCTGGCGAAGCACGAGAAGAAACTGGTCTACACCCAGGTCGAGGAGGGGTCACGCTCACGTGACTTCATGACGGCCTTTGCATGGATGCGCGAGGCCGCGACTGTCAACCTGTGCACGCTGGCCGAGGACCCGTCGCTGGGATTAGCACTCAGCGCCGACGACACGGTCGTGAAATGCTATATGGCCGACACCGGCCTGCTGTCTACCATGGCGTTCTCCGCGGACGGCACGTCGCTGCCGGATGTGTACCGTCAGGTGCTGCTGGGTGCCGACGGCGTGAACGAGGGCATGCTCGCCGAGAACGCGGTCGCCCAGCAGCTGGCCGCGGCCGGCCATGACCTGTATTTCTATGCGAAGTCGTCCAACGTGCGTGAAGAGCGCATGGAGATCGATTTCCTGATCGTGCGCCCGTACCCGGACGCCGCGATGAAACCGCGGATCAGCCCCATCGAGGTCAAGTCCGGCAAACGATACTCGACGATATCCCTCGACAAGTTCCGCGCGAAGTTCGCCAGCAGAACGGGAGAGGAATACGTGCTCCACCCACGCCCCATGGCGAAGAAAGACCATCGCCGTTTGCTTCCCCTGTACATGTCGTTCTGTCTGTAA
- a CDS encoding DNA polymerase III subunit epsilon yields the protein MTDRAWFDAAKGDIPQWAAAMPKDADGTTIDWDWVRSLDLAHGVGTIPESTPRSIHDALKADYATRERLESIIAQCNSAFMTDFDRLIGSYRLPRALAYANRRLNDNINTMLHLGEQQHLWAVSRERRGRATIAVLKPYSGSGPSNDDQGMLDLSGEAGGASAGNTAAENSDVKFPTTVALDDIQDRTEAILDARAKRRKAQRFQKRAGDAAMARANLSGATSPGGAALPGGAAASGNATGHHPKPDWRDAYLPGRDVDAVMGIDIETTGIDPARDYIIDVGFEFMNMASPRPAGEPETYAYEQGYYAAGDAYGQSRLAFGVPPENAALGNALIAKLTGIDVRGRSSEAGYRLFDEWPQAQAGLLARLIQQPYVAHNATFEHSWFMLNVAGYAESYRAGRITIIDTLPMSRQWDPGAVPTNEHPYGDNTLDAYAKRQDALDSAHNERHLGLEDSHIMLVAMKHHLAALKAQGKGPWGPAGRAGVGGKSCRSR from the coding sequence ATGACCGACCGCGCATGGTTCGACGCCGCCAAGGGAGACATTCCCCAATGGGCGGCGGCTATGCCCAAGGACGCCGATGGCACCACCATCGACTGGGACTGGGTGCGTTCTCTGGACCTGGCGCATGGCGTCGGCACGATACCGGAATCCACCCCACGGTCCATCCACGACGCATTGAAGGCCGACTACGCCACACGCGAGCGTCTGGAATCGATCATCGCCCAATGCAACAGCGCATTCATGACCGATTTCGACCGGCTCATCGGCTCCTATCGTCTGCCTCGTGCGCTCGCCTACGCCAATCGCCGGCTCAACGACAACATCAACACGATGTTGCATCTGGGCGAACAGCAACACCTATGGGCGGTCAGTCGCGAACGGCGGGGGAGGGCCACCATTGCCGTGCTCAAGCCGTACTCCGGCAGCGGCCCGTCGAACGATGACCAAGGCATGCTGGATCTGAGCGGCGAAGCCGGTGGCGCATCTGCCGGAAATACTGCCGCCGAAAACAGCGATGTCAAGTTCCCCACAACAGTCGCCTTGGACGATATCCAAGATCGTACGGAGGCGATTCTTGACGCACGCGCCAAACGGCGTAAGGCCCAGCGCTTCCAGAAGCGTGCGGGCGATGCGGCGATGGCCCGCGCCAATCTCTCCGGCGCGACTTCGCCGGGTGGTGCCGCTCTGCCGGGTGGCGCCGCCGCGTCTGGCAACGCTACCGGACACCATCCCAAGCCCGACTGGCGCGACGCCTATCTGCCCGGCCGCGACGTGGACGCGGTGATGGGCATCGACATCGAAACCACCGGCATCGATCCGGCGCGTGACTACATCATCGACGTCGGCTTCGAATTCATGAACATGGCCAGTCCGCGCCCGGCCGGCGAACCCGAGACATACGCCTATGAGCAGGGCTATTATGCCGCCGGCGACGCCTACGGCCAGTCTCGTCTCGCTTTTGGCGTGCCGCCGGAAAACGCGGCGCTCGGCAACGCCCTCATCGCCAAACTCACCGGCATCGATGTACGCGGCCGCAGCAGCGAGGCCGGGTATCGACTCTTCGACGAATGGCCCCAAGCCCAGGCCGGCCTGCTCGCGCGGCTTATCCAGCAGCCGTACGTGGCGCATAACGCCACCTTCGAACATAGCTGGTTCATGCTGAACGTCGCCGGATATGCGGAAAGCTACCGTGCCGGGCGCATCACCATCATCGACACCCTGCCGATGAGCCGGCAGTGGGACCCCGGCGCGGTGCCCACCAACGAGCATCCTTACGGAGACAACACGCTCGACGCCTACGCCAAACGTCAGGATGCGCTTGATTCCGCCCACAACGAACGCCACTTGGGCCTTGAGGATTCGCACATCATGCTGGTGGCCATGAAACACCATCTGGCGGCGCTGAAAGCGCAAGGGAAAGGGCCGTGGGGGCCCGCCGGCAGGGCTGGCGTCGGCGGCAAGTCTTGCCGTTCTCGCTGA
- a CDS encoding peptide deformylase yields the protein MFGKNAKVDLELNRDVEQLIKTGGKEKILPIVQAGEPVLRQRTVAYNGQLSKRTLAKLIDTMHTTMLEAPGVGLAATQIGLGLALAVVEDHVRDDEDDPREIAEFPFHVIINPSYKPTSDKTASFYEGCLSFDGYQAVRKRWLDITAEWDDEDGKHHSEPLHGWPARIFQHETDHLSGELYIDRAEIRSLTTNENLEDYWCDDPVPTEAAEELGFAL from the coding sequence ATGTTTGGAAAGAACGCCAAAGTCGACCTCGAACTCAACCGTGACGTCGAACAACTCATCAAAACCGGCGGCAAGGAGAAGATTCTGCCCATCGTGCAGGCCGGCGAACCGGTGTTGCGCCAACGGACAGTGGCCTACAATGGCCAGCTTTCCAAGCGTACGCTCGCCAAACTCATCGATACGATGCACACCACCATGCTGGAGGCACCCGGCGTGGGGCTCGCCGCCACCCAGATCGGCTTGGGGCTCGCGCTCGCCGTGGTCGAAGACCACGTGCGCGACGACGAGGATGATCCGCGCGAAATCGCGGAATTCCCCTTCCACGTGATCATCAATCCGAGCTACAAACCCACCAGCGACAAAACCGCCTCGTTCTACGAAGGCTGCCTGAGCTTCGACGGATACCAAGCCGTGCGCAAGCGTTGGCTCGACATCACCGCCGAATGGGATGATGAAGACGGCAAACACCACAGCGAGCCGCTGCACGGCTGGCCCGCACGCATCTTCCAGCACGAAACCGATCATTTGAGCGGCGAGCTGTATATCGATCGCGCCGAAATCCGTTCGCTGACCACCAACGAGAACCTCGAGGACTATTGGTGCGACGACCCGGTGCCCACCGAGGCCGCTGAAGAGCTCGGTTTCGCACTATGA
- the glmM gene encoding phosphoglucosamine mutase translates to MPKMFGTDGVRGLANRDLTARLALDLGDAAVRVLGDAGTQDDQPEGRRRALVGRDTRVSGDFLASALSAGMSAGGFDVIDAGIIPTPGVAYLTSVLNVEIGAVISASHNPMPDNGIKFFARGGFKLPDQKEDDIEAVLGQDWDRPTGAGVGRVSHDQTTATNLYIDHLVATIAPLNDDKTQPKPLKGLKIVADCANGATSVVAPEALRRAGADVIVINASPDGYNINKNAGSTHPEQLQAMVKATDAVMGVAFDGDADRCLAVDEDGNMINGDQIMGILARAKQREGKLNHDTLVVTVMSNLGLKLALKDMGIKTVETAVGDRYVLEEMLKGGYSLGGEQSGHVINREFATTGDGTLTALTLCNEVVKSGKSLKELAADFPQLPQTLINVPNVDKKAAATNKRIQDAVAREEELLGDTGRVLLRPSGTEPLVRVMAEAATQAYADEVCTRLAKIVAEELAL, encoded by the coding sequence ATGCCGAAGATGTTTGGAACCGATGGTGTTCGAGGACTGGCCAATAGGGATTTGACCGCACGTCTGGCGTTGGATTTGGGCGATGCCGCCGTGCGTGTGCTCGGCGACGCCGGCACCCAAGACGATCAGCCTGAGGGGCGCCGCCGCGCGCTCGTGGGCCGTGACACCCGTGTGTCCGGTGATTTTCTGGCTTCCGCCCTGTCCGCGGGCATGTCTGCCGGCGGCTTCGACGTGATCGACGCCGGCATCATCCCCACTCCGGGCGTGGCCTACCTGACCTCCGTGCTCAACGTCGAGATAGGTGCCGTGATCTCCGCCTCCCACAACCCGATGCCCGACAATGGCATCAAGTTCTTCGCGCGCGGCGGCTTCAAGCTGCCCGACCAGAAGGAAGACGACATCGAGGCCGTGCTCGGCCAGGACTGGGACCGCCCGACCGGTGCCGGCGTGGGCCGCGTGAGCCACGACCAGACCACCGCCACCAACCTGTACATCGATCATCTGGTGGCCACCATCGCTCCGCTGAACGACGACAAGACCCAGCCCAAGCCGCTCAAGGGCCTGAAGATCGTGGCCGACTGCGCCAACGGCGCCACTTCCGTGGTGGCTCCCGAAGCCTTGCGCCGGGCCGGTGCGGACGTGATCGTGATCAACGCCTCGCCGGACGGCTACAACATCAACAAGAACGCCGGTTCCACCCACCCCGAGCAGCTGCAGGCCATGGTCAAGGCCACTGACGCCGTGATGGGCGTGGCCTTCGACGGTGACGCCGACCGTTGCCTCGCCGTGGACGAAGACGGCAACATGATCAACGGCGACCAGATCATGGGCATTCTGGCCCGCGCCAAGCAGCGCGAAGGCAAGCTCAACCACGACACCCTCGTGGTCACCGTGATGAGCAACCTCGGTCTGAAGCTCGCCCTGAAAGACATGGGCATCAAGACCGTGGAGACCGCCGTGGGCGACCGCTACGTGCTTGAGGAGATGCTCAAGGGCGGTTACTCGCTTGGCGGCGAACAGTCCGGCCACGTGATCAACCGCGAATTCGCCACCACCGGCGACGGCACCCTGACCGCACTGACCCTGTGCAACGAGGTCGTCAAGTCCGGCAAGAGCCTGAAGGAGCTCGCCGCCGACTTCCCGCAGCTGCCGCAGACCCTCATCAACGTGCCGAACGTGGACAAGAAAGCCGCCGCCACCAACAAGCGCATCCAGGATGCCGTGGCCCGCGAGGAGGAACTGCTGGGAGACACCGGCCGTGTGCTGCTGCGCCCCTCCGGCACCGAACCGCTCGTGCGCGTGATGGCCGAGGCCGCCACCCAGGCCTACGCCGACGAAGTCTGCACCCGCCTCGCCAAGATCGTCGCCGAAGAACTCGCGCTGTAG
- the pepN gene encoding aminopeptidase N encodes MPGSNLTRIEAEERKAVIEAPIHYHVDLDLTVGAKNFGSKSLICFNAKPGSSTFLDLIADEVTSIDLNGTPLDPAVAFQDNRIELTDLKEKNEVTVEAKCRYSNTGEGLHRSVDPSDGNIYLYSQFEVPDARRVYAVFDQPDLKATFDFKVLAPASWIVTSNMPVASIEDDSRTTLDGTLGDKPNESTRLWNFEPTPVMSSYLTAICAGPYAEWHTEYHNEDGRVVPMAQYCRQSLAKAFAKDVDYLFDITKKGFAFYAKTWGVPYPYAKFDQIYVPEYNAGAMENIGMVTIRDSYVFESKVTDALAERRVVTVLHELAHMWFGDYVTMKWWNDLWLNESFAEFTSTLATAEATEWHDAWATFCSGEKSWALRQDQLPTTHPIVAPINDLNDTYVNFDGITYAKGASVLKQLAFYVGRTQFFEGIHNYLNRHAYSNATLADLLSELEKTSGRDLKAWSAKWLEESGINTIATDLTVNADGTIAELKLTQSAPAEHPVLRPHRLAVGFYNEDAATGKIVRTEQFELDVDGETTIVEAAAGKPRPAFVLVNDDDLTYTKIRFDAESQAFAEANLHRFDDALARAVTWLAFWDMTRDGEFPAERFVDMTLRLLSTETESTTFRYALACMSTTAHHYVAPARRDDVLRHVAAELWTLANAAEAGSDTQFQLATAYLGYGEEGDAAFAANAHGLLDGTVRLEGLEIDNNFTWTIVQALTSVNEMTNDDVDAQLAKKDTTENREFAYGARASMATTEAKEWAWDQALHNDELTNSQLEAVAGGFSATPRHDLAEPFAARYFEAVDWIWANKTYHMAEALLNGLYPDHADPATLVRLGDAWLDEHGDADNALRRLIIENVASSHRTLKVREYNDAL; translated from the coding sequence ATGCCCGGTTCGAATCTCACTCGTATTGAAGCCGAAGAACGTAAGGCCGTTATCGAAGCGCCGATTCACTATCACGTCGACCTTGACCTGACGGTCGGCGCGAAGAACTTCGGTTCCAAGTCGCTCATCTGCTTCAACGCGAAGCCTGGTTCGTCGACCTTCCTCGACCTGATCGCCGACGAAGTGACCTCCATCGACCTCAACGGCACGCCCCTGGACCCGGCCGTGGCCTTCCAAGACAACCGCATCGAACTGACCGACCTCAAGGAGAAGAACGAGGTCACCGTCGAAGCCAAGTGCCGGTACTCCAACACCGGCGAGGGCCTGCACCGCTCGGTCGACCCGTCCGATGGCAACATCTACCTGTACTCCCAGTTCGAGGTGCCGGACGCTCGCCGCGTCTACGCCGTGTTCGACCAGCCTGACCTGAAGGCCACGTTCGACTTCAAGGTGCTCGCTCCCGCCAGCTGGATCGTCACCTCCAACATGCCGGTCGCCTCCATCGAGGACGATTCGCGCACGACCCTTGACGGCACCCTCGGCGACAAGCCGAACGAAAGCACCCGCCTGTGGAACTTCGAGCCGACCCCGGTGATGAGCTCCTACCTGACCGCCATCTGCGCCGGCCCGTACGCCGAATGGCACACCGAATACCACAACGAGGACGGCCGCGTCGTGCCGATGGCCCAGTACTGCCGCCAGTCGTTGGCCAAGGCCTTCGCGAAGGACGTCGACTACCTGTTCGACATCACCAAGAAGGGCTTCGCGTTCTACGCCAAGACCTGGGGCGTGCCCTACCCGTACGCCAAGTTCGACCAGATCTACGTTCCCGAATACAACGCGGGCGCCATGGAGAACATCGGCATGGTCACCATCCGCGACTCCTACGTGTTCGAATCCAAGGTGACCGACGCGCTGGCCGAGCGCCGCGTGGTGACCGTGCTGCACGAGCTCGCGCACATGTGGTTCGGCGACTACGTGACCATGAAGTGGTGGAACGACCTGTGGCTCAACGAGTCCTTCGCCGAATTCACCTCCACGCTCGCCACCGCCGAAGCCACCGAATGGCACGACGCCTGGGCCACCTTCTGCTCCGGCGAGAAGAGCTGGGCGTTGCGCCAGGACCAGCTGCCCACCACGCACCCGATCGTCGCCCCGATCAACGACCTCAACGACACCTATGTCAACTTCGACGGCATCACCTACGCCAAGGGCGCCTCCGTGCTGAAGCAGCTGGCATTCTATGTGGGCCGCACGCAGTTCTTCGAAGGTATCCACAATTACCTGAACCGCCACGCCTACTCCAACGCCACCCTGGCCGACCTGCTGAGCGAACTGGAGAAGACCTCCGGCCGCGATCTCAAGGCCTGGAGCGCCAAGTGGCTGGAGGAATCCGGCATCAACACGATCGCCACCGACCTGACCGTAAACGCGGACGGCACCATCGCCGAACTGAAGCTCACCCAGAGCGCGCCGGCCGAACACCCGGTGCTGCGCCCGCATCGCCTGGCCGTCGGCTTCTACAATGAAGACGCCGCAACCGGCAAGATCGTGCGCACCGAGCAGTTCGAACTCGACGTGGATGGCGAAACCACCATCGTCGAGGCCGCGGCAGGCAAGCCGCGCCCGGCATTCGTGCTGGTCAACGACGATGACCTGACCTACACCAAGATCCGTTTCGACGCCGAATCCCAGGCATTCGCCGAAGCCAACCTGCATCGTTTCGACGATGCCCTGGCCCGCGCCGTGACCTGGCTCGCCTTCTGGGACATGACCCGGGACGGCGAGTTCCCGGCCGAGCGTTTCGTGGACATGACCCTGCGCCTGCTGTCTACCGAAACCGAGTCCACCACCTTCCGCTACGCGCTGGCCTGCATGAGCACCACCGCCCACCACTACGTGGCGCCCGCCCGCCGCGACGATGTGCTGCGCCACGTGGCCGCCGAACTGTGGACCCTGGCCAACGCCGCCGAAGCCGGCTCGGACACCCAGTTCCAGCTCGCCACCGCCTATCTGGGCTATGGCGAGGAGGGCGACGCCGCATTCGCCGCCAACGCACACGGTCTGCTGGACGGCACCGTGCGTCTTGAAGGCCTCGAAATCGACAACAACTTCACGTGGACCATCGTCCAAGCGCTCACCTCCGTCAACGAGATGACCAACGACGACGTGGACGCGCAGCTCGCCAAGAAGGACACCACGGAGAACCGCGAGTTCGCCTACGGCGCCCGCGCCTCCATGGCCACCACCGAAGCCAAGGAATGGGCGTGGGATCAGGCGCTCCACAACGACGAGCTGACCAACTCCCAGCTCGAGGCCGTGGCCGGAGGCTTCTCCGCCACCCCGCGCCACGACCTGGCCGAGCCATTCGCCGCCCGGTATTTCGAGGCCGTCGACTGGATCTGGGCGAACAAGACCTACCACATGGCCGAGGCCCTGCTCAACGGCCTGTACCCGGACCACGCCGACCCCGCCACGCTGGTCCGGCTCGGTGACGCATGGCTGGACGAGCATGGCGACGCGGACAACGCCCTGAGGCGTCTGATCATCGAGAACGTGGCCTCCTCCCACCGCACTCTCAAGGTTCGTGAATACAACGACGCCCTCTGA